One window of Mangrovibacterium diazotrophicum genomic DNA carries:
- a CDS encoding MarC family protein: protein MDHLLTYTLTVFTGFFAIMNPIANTPIFLGLVEGENSKTKKKIAKKATVIAFLIVAVFVIVGKYIFELFGITVPAFKITGGILIFFVGFEMLMSRKSKVHNTQDPDDGEAIAVSPLAIPILAGPGTIVTAMNNVTDANFIHIGIVIAVFAVMALLTYWAFTLSDLILEKLGNSLISVIGKIMGLIIAIIGTGMIVEGIKLSFNL, encoded by the coding sequence ATGGACCATTTACTGACTTACACGTTGACCGTTTTCACTGGTTTCTTCGCCATTATGAACCCAATCGCCAATACTCCAATTTTTTTGGGTTTAGTGGAAGGTGAAAACAGCAAAACAAAAAAGAAAATTGCCAAGAAGGCAACTGTTATTGCTTTCCTCATTGTTGCCGTGTTTGTGATCGTGGGCAAGTATATTTTCGAGTTGTTTGGAATCACTGTCCCGGCATTTAAAATCACCGGCGGAATCCTGATCTTTTTTGTCGGTTTCGAAATGTTGATGTCGCGGAAATCGAAAGTGCACAATACGCAGGACCCGGACGACGGAGAAGCGATTGCCGTTTCACCATTGGCCATTCCGATCCTGGCAGGACCGGGGACAATTGTTACAGCGATGAACAATGTGACCGATGCAAACTTTATACATATTGGGATTGTCATTGCGGTTTTTGCGGTGATGGCGTTGCTGACTTACTGGGCGTTCACACTTAGCGATTTGATTTTGGAAAAGTTGGGCAACAGCCTGATTTCGGTAATTGGGAAAATCATGGGATTGATTATTGCCATTATCGGAACCGGAATGATTGTCGAGGGCATTAAGCTGTCTTTCAATCTTTAA
- a CDS encoding carboxypeptidase-like regulatory domain-containing protein translates to MRILFGLIILFCIGLPRATQAQDDLIDPVLIYLKARLVDKEDGAPVGYAHVVNMRNRGGTTTDSNGYFSMEMLNVDSLGITAMGYMKEYVHIPVTYNEDSVLTVYARPLRIAIGEVKVTGEGKKVNMDGVSTGKPSDIPAELRGDAFNKKPSFLAAIFSPASFMQYHLSKREKEKREVRATMISDAQWERLSQYYNKDVVMALTGLNEADADSFMIYFNQKSVLTAHSREYDVREAILKQYELYMREKLFEGEEPKSN, encoded by the coding sequence ATGCGAATTCTATTTGGTTTGATCATCTTGTTTTGTATCGGGTTGCCCCGGGCCACGCAGGCTCAGGACGATCTGATTGATCCGGTATTGATCTATCTGAAAGCGCGTTTGGTTGACAAGGAAGATGGCGCTCCGGTAGGATATGCGCACGTGGTGAACATGCGAAATCGCGGAGGGACAACCACTGACAGCAACGGTTATTTTTCGATGGAGATGCTGAACGTCGACAGTTTGGGCATTACGGCCATGGGTTACATGAAAGAATACGTACACATTCCGGTGACTTACAACGAGGACAGTGTACTCACGGTTTATGCCCGCCCGCTGCGGATTGCCATTGGCGAGGTGAAAGTAACCGGCGAGGGAAAGAAAGTGAATATGGATGGCGTTTCAACCGGGAAACCCTCGGACATTCCGGCCGAGTTGAGAGGAGATGCTTTTAATAAAAAGCCGTCATTCCTGGCTGCTATTTTCTCGCCCGCTTCATTTATGCAGTATCACCTTAGTAAGCGTGAAAAGGAAAAACGCGAAGTTCGTGCCACGATGATTAGCGATGCGCAATGGGAACGGCTGTCGCAATACTACAATAAGGATGTGGTCATGGCGCTGACTGGGCTGAATGAGGCTGACGCAGATTCGTTCATGATCTACTTCAACCAAAAAAGTGTATTGACGGCTCACTCGCGCGAATACGATGTTCGCGAAGCCATTCTGAAACAATACGAATTGTACATGCGCGAGAAGCTTTTCGAAGGTGAAGAGCCAAAGTCGAACTAG
- a CDS encoding pseudouridine synthase — protein MRNPKNTGDGKKFGRKPQSQEKSFQSEPRKLSVVKKGDEQIRLNRYIANSGICSRREADKLIASGEITVNGAVVTELGAKVSKRDEVLYKGEALNVEKKVYLLLNKPRGFVTTLDDPHAEHTVMELVDNACPERIYPVGRLDKETSGVLLFTNDGDLAKKLTHPSYEKKKIYHVFLNIDFSEEHMEQIKNGIELEDGFIKADSISFVDPADKKQVGIEIHSGRNRIVRRIFAHFDYKVARLDRVFFAGLTKKNLPRGKWRFLSPKEISYLKMN, from the coding sequence ATGAGAAATCCAAAAAATACGGGTGACGGCAAGAAATTTGGCCGTAAACCTCAGTCGCAGGAAAAGTCCTTTCAATCGGAGCCGCGCAAACTTTCAGTTGTTAAAAAAGGTGACGAACAAATCCGTTTAAATCGCTACATCGCTAACTCGGGCATTTGCTCGCGCCGCGAAGCCGACAAGTTAATTGCTTCGGGCGAGATTACGGTAAACGGTGCGGTTGTGACCGAGCTTGGCGCCAAAGTGAGTAAAAGAGACGAGGTGCTTTACAAAGGTGAAGCGTTGAATGTAGAGAAGAAAGTGTACCTGCTGCTGAATAAACCCCGTGGTTTTGTAACGACGCTGGATGATCCGCACGCCGAGCACACCGTGATGGAGTTGGTTGACAATGCCTGCCCCGAGCGTATTTACCCGGTTGGTCGTTTGGATAAAGAAACTTCGGGCGTTTTGCTGTTCACCAATGATGGTGATCTGGCGAAAAAGCTGACTCACCCGAGTTACGAGAAGAAGAAAATTTACCACGTTTTTCTGAATATTGATTTTAGCGAGGAGCATATGGAGCAGATCAAAAACGGGATCGAGCTCGAAGATGGCTTCATTAAAGCGGATTCGATCAGCTTTGTTGATCCGGCCGATAAGAAACAGGTCGGCATCGAAATTCACTCGGGCCGGAACCGGATTGTGCGCCGTATTTTTGCCCATTTCGATTACAAAGTGGCACGCCTCGACCGCGTATTTTTCGCCGGCTTGACCAAGAAGAACCTGCCGCGGGGAAAATGGCGTTTCCTTTCACCCAAAGAAATCAGCTACCTGAAAATGAACTGA
- a CDS encoding RNA polymerase sigma factor, with the protein MEKEFVKIITENQGIIHKVCSVYCDSEEDRRDLFQEILTQLWKSYPSFRQEAKFTTWMYRVALNTAITTFKKTKRQPDQSGLTIENVQLANEEYDPTTDEQMRSLHQAVARLSGIEKSIILLFLENKSYEEIAEITGITQNYVRVKMNRIKNKLKKQMNTEG; encoded by the coding sequence TTGGAAAAAGAATTCGTCAAAATAATTACAGAAAACCAGGGAATCATACACAAGGTATGTTCTGTTTATTGTGACTCGGAGGAAGATCGCCGCGATCTTTTTCAGGAGATTCTTACCCAATTGTGGAAGTCTTATCCGTCTTTTCGGCAGGAGGCTAAATTCACCACCTGGATGTACCGGGTGGCATTGAACACAGCGATCACCACCTTCAAAAAAACGAAACGGCAGCCCGACCAAAGTGGTTTGACCATAGAGAATGTGCAGCTGGCTAACGAAGAATACGACCCGACGACTGATGAGCAAATGCGTTCGTTGCATCAGGCTGTTGCCCGTTTGAGCGGCATCGAAAAGTCGATTATCCTGTTATTTTTGGAGAACAAGAGCTACGAAGAGATTGCCGAAATTACCGGCATAACGCAGAATTACGTTCGGGTGAAGATGAACCGGATTAAGAATAAGTTGAAGAAACAAATGAATACGGAAGGTTAA
- the era gene encoding GTPase Era, translated as MAHKSGFVNIIGNPNVGKSTIMNALVGERLSIITKKMQTTRHRIKGIVNGEDFQIVYSDTPGILKPNYKLQESMMSFVNTALIDADVILYVTDVVEKADKNSEYLEKIRKSNAPVMVLINKIDLSNQGQVMELYNYWKDMLPAADVFAISATEKFNIAPIFDRIIELLPEGPPYFPKDELTDRNERFFVTEIIREKILLNYQKEVPYSVEVEVEEFKEEDKILNLRCVIHVARDSQKGIIIGHQGKALKKVATESRLDLEEFFQKKVFMELYVKVSKDWRDKDRMLGNFGYDFQ; from the coding sequence ATGGCGCATAAATCAGGATTTGTAAATATTATCGGGAACCCGAACGTCGGGAAATCAACCATTATGAATGCCTTGGTAGGCGAACGTCTGTCTATTATTACCAAAAAAATGCAGACAACCCGCCACCGGATTAAGGGGATTGTGAATGGTGAGGATTTCCAGATTGTGTATTCGGACACTCCCGGGATTTTGAAACCGAACTACAAGTTGCAGGAGTCGATGATGAGCTTTGTGAATACGGCTTTGATCGATGCTGACGTGATTTTGTATGTGACAGACGTTGTGGAGAAGGCGGACAAGAACAGCGAGTACCTGGAGAAAATCCGCAAGTCGAATGCGCCGGTGATGGTTTTGATCAATAAGATTGACCTGTCGAACCAAGGGCAGGTGATGGAATTATATAATTACTGGAAGGACATGCTGCCTGCAGCCGATGTGTTCGCCATTTCGGCGACGGAGAAATTCAATATTGCCCCTATTTTCGACCGGATTATTGAGTTGCTGCCCGAAGGTCCTCCGTATTTCCCGAAGGATGAGTTGACCGATCGCAACGAGCGTTTCTTTGTCACCGAAATTATCCGCGAGAAGATTCTGCTGAATTATCAGAAAGAAGTTCCTTACTCGGTGGAAGTAGAGGTCGAAGAATTTAAGGAAGAAGACAAGATTCTGAACCTTCGTTGCGTGATTCACGTGGCTCGCGATAGCCAGAAAGGAATCATCATCGGACACCAGGGAAAAGCCCTGAAGAAAGTGGCCACGGAGTCGCGGTTGGATTTGGAGGAATTCTTCCAGAAAAAAGTTTTTATGGAATTGTATGTAAAAGTTAGCAAAGACTGGCGGGATAAAGACCGTATGCTTGGCAACTTTGGCTACGATTTCCAATAG
- the der gene encoding ribosome biogenesis GTPase Der, whose translation MSNIVAIVGRPNVGKSTFFNRLVESRQAIVNETAGVTRDRNYGKSLWNGKEFSVIDTGGYVVNSDDVFEGEIRKQVALAIEEADVIMFVVDVEGGITDLDQAVSNILRRVEKPVFLVVNKVDNNQRVMEANEFYALGLGDKLYPISGMNGSGTGDLLDDVVAAFPKIEREEVEEGIPRFAVVGRPNVGKSSFINALTGVDRNIVTDIAGTTRDAINTRYNKYGHDFYLVDTAGLRKKAKVREDVEFYSVLRSVRAIEEADVCLVMIDATRGVEAQDVNIFNLALRNKKGVVLLVNKWDLMEKDNYSVKQFTETIHERIAPFTDVPIIFMSAMTKQRIFKALEVAVEVYQNKSQRVKTSTLNEVLLAAVEKYPPPALKGKFIKIKYVTQLPSPTPSFALFANLPQYIKDPYKRYIENQIRENFNFSGVPIQVFFRKK comes from the coding sequence ATGAGCAATATTGTAGCAATAGTAGGAAGACCGAACGTTGGAAAATCAACTTTCTTCAACCGATTGGTGGAGTCCCGTCAGGCCATCGTTAACGAAACAGCCGGGGTGACCCGCGACCGGAACTATGGAAAGTCGCTTTGGAACGGCAAAGAGTTTTCGGTGATCGATACCGGTGGTTATGTGGTGAATTCGGACGATGTGTTTGAAGGAGAGATCCGCAAGCAAGTGGCGTTGGCAATTGAAGAAGCCGACGTAATTATGTTTGTGGTTGATGTTGAGGGAGGTATCACCGACCTGGACCAGGCCGTGTCTAACATCCTGCGTCGCGTTGAAAAACCGGTTTTCCTGGTTGTAAATAAAGTCGATAACAACCAACGCGTCATGGAAGCCAATGAGTTCTATGCGTTGGGATTAGGAGATAAATTGTATCCCATTTCGGGGATGAACGGTAGTGGAACCGGCGATTTGCTGGATGATGTGGTGGCCGCTTTCCCAAAGATTGAACGGGAAGAAGTGGAAGAAGGTATTCCTCGCTTTGCTGTGGTTGGCCGTCCAAACGTTGGAAAATCATCCTTCATTAATGCACTGACCGGAGTTGACCGCAACATCGTGACTGATATTGCCGGAACAACCCGAGACGCCATCAACACCCGTTACAATAAATACGGGCACGATTTCTACCTGGTGGATACTGCCGGTTTGCGCAAAAAAGCAAAAGTACGTGAAGATGTCGAATTCTATTCGGTGTTGCGTTCGGTACGTGCGATTGAAGAAGCCGACGTTTGTTTGGTGATGATTGATGCTACCCGTGGCGTTGAGGCACAGGATGTCAACATTTTCAACCTGGCTTTGCGTAACAAAAAAGGTGTTGTGCTGTTGGTAAACAAGTGGGACTTGATGGAGAAGGACAACTACTCAGTGAAGCAATTCACGGAAACCATCCACGAGCGCATTGCACCGTTTACCGATGTGCCGATCATTTTCATGTCGGCCATGACTAAGCAGCGTATTTTTAAAGCACTGGAAGTAGCCGTTGAGGTGTACCAAAATAAATCACAAAGGGTGAAAACTTCAACCTTGAACGAGGTATTGCTTGCTGCTGTAGAGAAGTACCCGCCACCGGCATTGAAAGGAAAATTCATTAAAATTAAATACGTGACGCAGCTGCCAAGTCCAACGCCGTCGTTTGCGTTGTTCGCCAACCTGCCGCAGTACATCAAAGATCCGTATAAACGTTACATTGAAAACCAGATTCGCGAGAACTTTAATTTCTCGGGAGTTCCAATCCAGGTTTTCTTCCGGAAAAAGTAG
- a CDS encoding SulP family inorganic anion transporter, which produces MKYKFNFIDKKQGSIKDDILSGLTVALALVPEAVAFAFVAGVSPIIGLYGAFMMGLVTSILGGRPGMISGATGAMAVVMVNLVREGNAMGAAGDNMGLQYLFATLLLVGVLQMSAGFLRLGKFIRLVPASVMMGFVNGLAIVIFLSQLNMFKLGGEWLTGPSLWTMLGFVALTMAIMFLLPKISKAIPAALVGILVVSAIVIFGGIETETVKSFIQAGGGTGIKAGLPSFHVPVIPLNFETLKFILPYAIILASVGLIESLMTLNLVDELTETRGSGNRECVAQGAANFINGLFGGMGGCAMIGQSIINIKSGGRNRLSGIVAAVCLLAFILFASAYIEMIPIAALVGVMFMVVIGTFAWNTFRIMDKIPLADLIVIILVTVLTVIFDLAIAVFAGVIVSALVFAWENAVRIRANESVDEHGIKHYKIVGPLFFGSTTLFNQKFNVQDDPNEVIIDFKESRIMDQSAIEAINKVAERYQKEGKTVHLRHLSRDCTHLIRKAEKICDVNIVEDPNYFVAIDHYKKLTSESSAS; this is translated from the coding sequence ATGAAATATAAGTTCAATTTTATTGATAAAAAGCAGGGGAGTATCAAAGATGATATCCTCTCGGGTTTGACAGTTGCTTTGGCTTTGGTGCCTGAGGCTGTTGCGTTTGCATTTGTGGCGGGTGTGTCGCCAATTATTGGTTTGTACGGTGCCTTTATGATGGGGTTGGTAACTTCCATTTTGGGTGGACGCCCCGGAATGATCTCAGGAGCAACCGGAGCTATGGCCGTGGTTATGGTGAACCTGGTTCGTGAGGGAAATGCCATGGGCGCTGCCGGCGACAACATGGGCCTGCAATACCTGTTTGCCACTTTGTTGCTGGTCGGTGTGCTGCAAATGTCGGCCGGTTTCCTGCGTTTGGGGAAATTTATCCGCCTTGTTCCGGCTTCGGTAATGATGGGCTTTGTGAATGGTTTGGCAATCGTGATTTTCCTTTCGCAACTCAACATGTTTAAACTGGGTGGCGAGTGGCTAACTGGTCCGTCACTGTGGACAATGCTTGGTTTTGTTGCGTTGACGATGGCCATCATGTTCCTGCTGCCTAAAATCAGCAAGGCGATACCAGCTGCTTTGGTCGGTATCCTGGTTGTTTCGGCGATCGTTATTTTCGGCGGAATTGAGACCGAAACGGTCAAATCATTTATTCAGGCCGGTGGCGGAACAGGTATCAAAGCAGGCTTGCCGAGCTTTCACGTTCCGGTGATTCCGTTGAATTTTGAAACGTTGAAATTCATTCTCCCCTACGCGATTATTTTAGCTTCGGTTGGTTTGATTGAATCACTGATGACTTTGAACCTGGTTGACGAGTTGACCGAGACCCGTGGTAGCGGTAACCGGGAGTGTGTTGCTCAAGGTGCTGCGAACTTCATCAACGGACTGTTTGGCGGTATGGGCGGTTGTGCCATGATTGGCCAAAGTATCATCAACATCAAGTCGGGTGGGCGTAATCGCTTGTCGGGAATTGTTGCCGCAGTTTGTTTGCTGGCCTTCATCCTTTTTGCGTCGGCCTATATTGAAATGATTCCGATTGCAGCCTTGGTTGGTGTGATGTTCATGGTGGTGATCGGAACGTTTGCCTGGAACACCTTCCGGATTATGGATAAAATTCCGTTGGCCGATTTGATCGTGATCATCCTGGTGACTGTTCTCACGGTAATTTTTGACCTGGCGATCGCGGTATTTGCAGGTGTCATTGTTTCGGCTTTGGTTTTTGCCTGGGAAAATGCTGTTCGCATTCGTGCCAACGAGTCGGTTGACGAACACGGAATCAAGCACTATAAAATTGTTGGCCCGCTGTTCTTCGGTTCAACCACGCTCTTCAATCAAAAATTCAATGTGCAGGACGACCCGAACGAAGTGATTATCGATTTCAAAGAATCACGCATCATGGACCAGTCGGCAATTGAGGCCATCAACAAGGTGGCCGAGCGCTACCAAAAGGAAGGCAAGACCGTTCACTTGCGCCACCTGAGCCGCGACTGTACACATTTGATCCGGAAAGCTGAAAAGATTTGTGATGTGAACATTGTTGAGGATCCAAACTACTTTGTTGCGATTGACCACTACAAAAAGCTGACTAGCGAAAGTTCGGCTTCGTAG
- a CDS encoding TIGR00266 family protein — MQSHEIDYKIIGHDVQLVEVELDPGETVIAEAGAMLYMEDGISFEAKLGDGSNPRAGFFDKVLSAGSRLITGESLFLTHFANQGWGKKHVAFSAPYPGTIIPMDLARMGGRIIVQKDAFLCAALGTKISITFNKRLGAGFFGGEGFIMQQLQGDGKAFIHAGGTVIERHLNNEVLRVDTGCIVAYEPGIDFSIEQAGGLRSMVFGGEGIFLATLRGTGKVWLQSMPIRKLIAELSPRGGNQRKESGGLLNQFLQD; from the coding sequence ATGCAATCACACGAAATTGATTACAAGATCATCGGACACGATGTACAATTAGTTGAAGTCGAACTTGATCCGGGGGAAACCGTCATTGCTGAAGCTGGCGCCATGCTGTACATGGAAGACGGAATCAGCTTTGAAGCGAAGCTGGGCGACGGTTCCAATCCGCGTGCCGGCTTTTTCGACAAAGTGCTTAGTGCCGGTTCCCGCCTGATCACCGGCGAATCGCTTTTCCTGACCCACTTTGCAAACCAGGGTTGGGGCAAAAAACACGTTGCTTTTTCGGCGCCTTACCCCGGCACTATCATACCAATGGACTTGGCACGAATGGGAGGCCGAATCATCGTTCAAAAGGATGCTTTCCTTTGCGCTGCGCTGGGAACAAAAATATCGATCACCTTCAACAAACGACTGGGTGCCGGTTTCTTTGGGGGCGAAGGATTTATCATGCAGCAGCTGCAAGGCGACGGCAAAGCGTTCATCCATGCCGGCGGAACAGTTATCGAACGTCATTTGAATAACGAAGTACTCCGTGTCGATACAGGCTGTATTGTGGCTTACGAGCCGGGAATCGATTTCAGCATTGAACAAGCAGGTGGACTGCGCAGTATGGTTTTCGGGGGTGAAGGAATCTTCCTGGCAACACTTCGCGGAACAGGTAAAGTTTGGCTGCAGTCCATGCCTATTCGTAAACTGATTGCAGAGTTGTCGCCACGCGGTGGTAACCAACGCAAAGAATCAGGCGGCTTACTGAACCAATTTTTACAGGATTAA
- a CDS encoding 3'-5' exonuclease, whose protein sequence is MNDYILFIDIETSDMPQRWNAPTKKVDEWPYILQVAWIVCRDNGELVKRENFYIAQPDLEQEEIISRLSGITPQEYQVMSANRKIVLNTLAADFQIYKPLIVGHFMDYIKRMLEVGFEREQINRNFQGLKKFCTMIRTERKNTHIFGGKKYLGLHELYEHLFDKKLPAQKNANVDVEALMDCFFELVRRGKITDRKIDKQKLGTTRRWELPIGLVIFIAVIMGASLFLVLHFFIK, encoded by the coding sequence ATGAATGATTACATTTTATTCATCGATATTGAGACGTCGGATATGCCGCAGCGGTGGAACGCACCGACCAAAAAAGTTGATGAATGGCCTTACATTTTGCAGGTGGCATGGATTGTTTGCAGGGATAACGGAGAGCTCGTAAAGCGGGAGAATTTTTACATTGCCCAGCCGGATTTGGAGCAGGAAGAAATCATTTCACGACTCAGCGGGATCACCCCTCAGGAATACCAGGTTATGTCGGCGAACCGGAAAATTGTGTTGAATACCCTCGCCGCCGATTTTCAAATTTACAAGCCTTTGATTGTCGGTCATTTTATGGACTATATTAAACGGATGCTGGAGGTTGGGTTCGAGCGGGAACAGATTAATCGCAACTTTCAAGGCTTGAAGAAGTTCTGCACCATGATTCGCACGGAGCGCAAAAACACGCACATTTTCGGCGGCAAGAAATATTTGGGATTGCATGAGCTGTACGAACATCTTTTCGATAAAAAACTCCCCGCCCAAAAGAATGCCAATGTTGACGTTGAGGCTTTGATGGACTGCTTTTTTGAATTGGTGAGACGCGGTAAAATTACCGATCGCAAGATTGACAAGCAGAAGTTAGGAACGACAAGACGCTGGGAACTACCAATCGGCTTGGTTATTTTTATCGCAGTCATCATGGGGGCGAGCCTGTTTCTTGTGCTTCACTTTTTTATAAAATAA